The following are from one region of the Thermoproteus uzoniensis 768-20 genome:
- a CDS encoding 30S ribosomal protein S7 → MSSPSIFGEQLPKGAKVEYVEDVPIVEECPRDIRTYNDGQILLFGKWPYDDVVVRDPGLRRYICLKPVYLPHTEGRFQNRRFGKTQIPIVERLINLMMRPGRNAGKKHKAYNIVKRAFEIIHYKTGKNPLQVYIDAIINAAPREEITRIIMGGIAYSVSVDVSPQRRLDLAIHWMAEGSRACSFNNARPIEECLADEIIAAASNDPRSFAIRRKDELERLAAASR, encoded by the coding sequence ATGTCTTCGCCGTCTATATTCGGCGAGCAGTTGCCTAAGGGGGCTAAGGTGGAGTACGTCGAGGATGTCCCTATAGTGGAGGAATGCCCCCGCGATATAAGGACCTACAACGACGGCCAGATCTTGCTCTTCGGCAAATGGCCCTACGATGACGTCGTTGTGAGGGATCCGGGCTTGAGGAGGTACATATGCCTAAAGCCTGTGTATCTGCCGCACACGGAGGGGCGATTCCAGAATAGGCGTTTTGGGAAGACCCAGATCCCCATCGTCGAGAGGCTCATAAACCTCATGATGAGGCCGGGGCGAAACGCCGGCAAGAAACACAAGGCGTATAATATAGTCAAGAGGGCGTTCGAGATAATACACTACAAAACAGGCAAGAACCCGCTCCAAGTATACATAGACGCTATAATAAACGCGGCCCCGCGCGAGGAGATCACGCGTATAATAATGGGCGGCATCGCCTACTCGGTCTCGGTGGACGTATCCCCGCAACGCAGACTTGATTTGGCCATACACTGGATGGCCGAAGGCTCGCGTGCCTGTTCGTTCAACAACGCCAGGCCTATAGAGGAGTGCCTAGCCGACGAGATAATAGCGGCGGCCTCGAACGATCCCAGAAGCTTCGCGATTAGGCGCAAGGACGAGCTGGAGCGTCTGGCGGCGGCCTCCAGATAA
- a CDS encoding replication factor C small subunit has protein sequence MGELFWFEKYRPRSFEEVVDLEEVKARLKEFVKAGNMPHLLFYGPPGTGKTTMALVLARELYGDAWRENTLELNASDERGINVIRERVKEFARTAPVGKAPFKLVILDEADNMTSDAQQALRRIMEMYANTTRFILLANYVSRIIDPIISRCAVFRFPPMPKELMAKRLAYIAKQEGITVTEDGIDAIYEISQGDMRRAINLLQMAAAASRSVDKESVAAVASAARPSEILDVFNTALSGDVEKAREKLRDLMYMKGIAGVDFLRALQRELPRIQLDDETKVAVAELLSDVDYRLAEGSDEELQLTYMLVKLAAIGSKGKATAKKR, from the coding sequence CTGGGCGAGCTCTTCTGGTTTGAGAAGTACCGTCCTCGTTCTTTCGAGGAGGTTGTGGATTTGGAGGAGGTTAAGGCTAGGCTTAAGGAATTTGTCAAGGCGGGCAATATGCCGCATCTCCTCTTCTACGGGCCTCCGGGCACTGGCAAGACGACGATGGCCTTAGTCCTCGCAAGAGAGCTGTACGGAGACGCTTGGCGGGAGAACACGCTGGAGCTAAACGCCTCGGACGAGAGAGGGATAAACGTAATTAGGGAGAGAGTGAAGGAATTCGCCAGAACAGCCCCCGTGGGCAAAGCCCCCTTCAAGCTCGTGATACTAGACGAAGCCGACAACATGACATCGGACGCACAACAAGCCCTCAGGAGAATAATGGAGATGTACGCAAACACCACAAGATTCATACTACTAGCAAACTACGTGTCGAGAATTATAGACCCGATAATTTCGAGATGCGCCGTCTTTAGATTCCCCCCTATGCCCAAGGAATTGATGGCCAAGAGGCTCGCATATATAGCCAAGCAGGAGGGCATCACGGTCACCGAGGACGGGATAGACGCCATATACGAGATCTCTCAGGGCGACATGAGGAGGGCCATAAACCTCCTCCAGATGGCCGCGGCTGCAAGCCGATCTGTCGACAAGGAGAGCGTAGCCGCTGTGGCTTCTGCGGCCCGCCCAAGCGAGATCCTCGACGTCTTCAACACGGCCCTCTCGGGCGATGTGGAGAAGGCCAGGGAGAAGTTGCGGGACTTGATGTACATGAAGGGCATCGCCGGAGTCGATTTCTTAAGAGCACTGCAGAGGGAGTTGCCGCGGATTCAGCTGGACGACGAGACCAAGGTCGCCGTGGCGGAGCTGTTATCCGACGTGGACTACAGGCTGGCCGAGGGCTCCGACGAGGAGCTACAACTAACATACATGCTAGTCAAGCTAGCCGCCATAGGCTCTAAGGGCAAGGCTACGGCGAAGAAGCGGTAA
- a CDS encoding DUF99 family protein, which yields MSWLQKNFRVIGIAESFRLGEGRSIYAGVLMRRDGYIEAVAYGEATLGGVDGTAAALTVVERLRRPDIHMVMLDGCIVSFYNWIDGEAIWMNTGLPTACYVFEKPEGDVEAAVKKLFPDGPSRWERISRLGRPVEFAYPDGGRLYVRSWGLPPGDAYRAALLTRRYGKRPEPLRVARLLASAMRETLRRKGLTAV from the coding sequence ATGAGCTGGCTCCAGAAAAACTTCAGGGTTATAGGCATAGCCGAGAGCTTCAGGCTTGGGGAGGGCCGCTCGATTTACGCCGGAGTCCTCATGCGTAGGGACGGCTACATAGAGGCGGTGGCCTACGGCGAGGCCACGCTGGGGGGCGTCGACGGGACCGCCGCGGCTCTGACCGTGGTGGAGAGGCTTAGGAGGCCGGACATACATATGGTCATGTTAGACGGATGTATAGTCTCTTTCTATAACTGGATAGACGGCGAGGCGATATGGATGAATACCGGCCTCCCCACGGCGTGTTATGTATTCGAGAAGCCTGAAGGCGACGTCGAGGCGGCCGTCAAGAAGCTCTTCCCCGACGGGCCCTCTAGGTGGGAGCGCATATCGAGGCTCGGCCGGCCTGTGGAATTCGCCTATCCCGACGGGGGGCGGCTCTACGTGAGGTCGTGGGGGCTCCCGCCCGGCGACGCCTACCGCGCAGCCCTTTTGACGAGGAGGTACGGCAAGAGGCCTGAGCCGCTGAGGGTGGCCAGGCTTTTGGCCAGCGCGATGAGAGAAACGTTAAGAAGAAAGGGGCTTACAGCCGTCTAG
- the cc1 gene encoding DNA-binding protein CC1, whose amino-acid sequence MPQKLKFYDIKAKQAFETDKYETVEKNTARGPMIFAVATSPYTGIKVWRLIGKKK is encoded by the coding sequence ATGCCGCAGAAGCTGAAGTTCTACGATATTAAGGCGAAGCAGGCGTTTGAGACTGATAAGTACGAAACTGTGGAGAAGAACACAGCCAGAGGCCCCATGATATTCGCAGTAGCCACATCGCCCTACACCGGCATAAAAGTCTGGCGCCTCATCGGCAAGAAGAAATAA